CCTCGAAATCGACACCAAGCGCCTCCAGTTCTTTCTTCAGATGTTGCAGCTGCTTCTCGTAGTCTTCGAGAACCTATAATCCCAGTCAGTAACTGTCTGTTGGCAATAATCCCGTGATGTAGAGCAATGACAAAACGTAccctctttgccttggcctcggtcTCCGGGTCCAaaccctcgccgtcttggccagcaggcTTATCCAATTCTTTATTCAAGCGATCCGAGTACCCTCTCAGCACAATCAACCTACTCCATAGCTCTTCCTCCCTAGCTCCCAGCGCAGGGTCCTGCACCTCACGCTCCAACGTCTGCAGCCGATTCTTGaggtcgtcctcgtcgccactCAATGCGTACCCGCGGTTCCTCAAAATCTGTACTTTGGCCGCTAGGGCCAAGCATCTCTCGCTAATGGCCGTCTGTCGTCTTCGCGCCGCCAGGGCCCGCACCTCCGTCTCCAGCTCGTGTCGCTGCAAGATGGCGTCCAGACTACCGTTGACCTGGTGCAGACGTGTGTTGAATTCGGAAATGGCGCGCTTCTGTGTCTTGAGACGGTCCGCAACGCCAGTGTACCCTGAGCAGAGGACAGGCATGAATCCTGGGGCGGGTTTGTTCTGTAGGGCTTCTTCCCATTCGCGAGGGTCCTCGTGGGGTTGGGGCTTGTAGAAGGGGATATGGGCTTCGTCGACTTTGTTGTAGAAGTAGTGCTTAAAGACACAGCTTGGGTTTGCAGGGTCCCATTTCTCGGTGACGAGTTTAATCTGATCGAGGATTGGTTTTTGGTCTGGAGGCAAGTCAGTTTTGGCGGTGAGTGTCAAGGAGACTCGGATGGAGAAGCCTACGTGGTGTTTCTTTGCCGGGCTGCCACAGCGAACTTGATAGCTGGGCTTGTGACTGAGCCAAAGCCGGCATTTGTTGAacttgctgttgctgtgccATCATTGAATTGCCTAGTGCGCCGGGTTGCTGGCTACCCATGGTCTGGCCGAAGACGCTGCCTGTCTGCTGCGCCGGCTGTGCCTGTTGTGTAGCTTGCGATTGACCAAAAAAGCCACCGGAGCCCATTGGCTTGGGCTGGCCGAAGAACGACATGGCGACGGATTTTTCGCGGTGTTGCTCTAGTCGAGCTCACCGAGGGATTGGGGGTGCAAATTTGGGCGTTGCGAAACTTGCAGCGTGCAGACGATGGTATTTCTCGGCTATCTCCAGGGGTCGTGAGGTCGTGGAATATGTACAGGTCAGACTCTTGGGCGTTGGGGCACGGCTGAGAGCTGGTCGTTGCTCGCCTCGTCTCTGCGCAGCTTTTTTATTGTCGCGCTCTGCCAAAACAGACCAAACTTCTAGCTACAGCCGCGCATCCACATCTCGGGCAGGCGCCTCGTGTGCCAGGTCGGCCTTGTCTCCACCTTGCAACCAATCACAGGCCGCCAATTCCAACCTCACTCCAAATTCCCATCCAGCGATCGCACCAACTCAGCAACTCATTCTCGGTTCGACGAACGGGCAGCCCCCAACACAGACAACATGGCGACCCGACGATCTCAGTATGTCTTCTGGCTCGGCTCTCTCCCTCCCGCTGTCTGATTGAGCATATCGGCGTTTAGCGGGATGCTTCAaaatggcgttggaggcAAAAGGACGAAAGCGCTCTCTGGCTAACCACTCGACTGTAGGTTCCATCAGGAAGTCCTCATCGACACCACGCCGCTCCCTGACAACGTCCCTGCTGTCAAGGAGATTGGTGCCAGCTCCGCGCCTCTCTTGTCGGCATCTTTCTTCATCGGCGCCCGATGCCGCGACTACAACGATGACTACATGCAGTGCAAAACGGAGAACCCCGGCCGTGGCGAGTTTGACTGCATGAAGGAGGGTCGTCGGGTGACTCGCTGCGCTCAAAGCGTGTACGTTCTCAAACCTAGAACTCAATGAGACCATTCATTATCCCAATTCTAGCGGCCATTTCATCGCAGGCTGATTAGATGGTCGCACGAGGAAACAAGACACAGCAAGCTGACAATGCAGCAGACTCACGGACATCAACACCCACTGCCTCGCCGAGTTCCGCAAGCACTGGGAGTGTCTGGACGACAGAAATCAACAGCTTTGGCAGTGTCGTCCTGCCGAGTGGAAGCTGAACAAGTGTGTCTTTGATAACCTGGTAGGCGACCCTGTGTGAATATGCATACTTTCACGGCAATTAACTAATTCTGCTGGTTTAGAAACTCGAGAAGAAGATTCCCGACCAGCCCAAGAACGTTACCCCGGTCGAATTGAGGCCAAAGCAGATATTTTCTGATGTTCGCATTGGACCTGGGGATGGCAAACCCTTTATTGCGGGACAGGACGCGAAGCAATAAGTGGCTAGGAGTAGATTTGTTAGATACACCGTGTATATTTTAACCAATTGGACGAATCGTTCTTTCTTGAGCAGTGTCCTGTTGTGCTCGACGAGGGACCCCATGGTTTTGACGAAAGGCACCATCTGGCATATAGGTTTCGTTACCAGCTCGGTTCAAGGCTGTTTGTGAGGTTCGTGCTATCCTCTGTACAGATATATCAACGTATGCTTTGCAGTCATCCGCTGTATATACGCGAATGCAGCATGCAACGGTTGGTAGACGAGTGCAAGCATCCGTCCGCTGAAACTTGGCAACTAAGTGCCCTTACGCTATTGCCAGGTGCGGTTGGGAACAGCCCATGTCATGTGGTATGTTGTAGAGAGCCTCTTTCTGTCTCTTAGATATTGCAATACTTGGAAGCTTTCCTCATCCTTTTCTTCTAGGTCAAATGAATACGAGTTGGCCATGCTTGCGATATACCTTGTCATGAGTCAAGTACTGGCTATTGGGGCCAAGTGCAACTCCAAAATCACAAAGTGGCCATGGGAACTTTGTGTGTTAACGACTGTGCGTCCTCTGGTCAAGGTCTGCAAATGTTTCAAGGGACATGCAAAATACCAACATTACGCGGATATCTTTCCGAAGCTGCATATGATTTTGACTCTTTGTTTCTGCAGATCATTCCACAATAGCAACTCATATGCGCGAATCCGACATGGTCGGCATGGCATGTTCCAAGAGGCTTCTACCCAAGTTCAAACTCTAATTACAACTCGGTGGGCATTGCGAATAAATTTCGTTGAATCCAGCACTAAAGGTAACCATTTGTATGGATAAAAGTCGTGCTGACTTCCAGAGACCAAGGTATACTTCTGGGGCTTTCTCTCGCGGTGCGATTCCCTCACACAGCTCCAGCATAACCCTTCTAGGCAGTATGCAGCATTGGTTCTTTCTGATGAAGCTTATTTCTATCTACCCGCTGTTTCTGACGCGCGAAGCCACTCTTTACCATCATCTATTGGTTCGTCTGGCCCATCCATGGCTCTCATATACTCATTTCCTCTATACCTACCTCTCCTTTTCCTCTACGGCACATATATCATTGGGGGCGAACCATTTCTACCCCGATTCTTCCCCTGCGCCACCCTCCGGTTATGTATGATATAGATAGCCTCCTGGAGAGCGGCAAAGACGATGCCAACCGATACCATGATGATCATGGTGCGAAGCCCAGTCCGATAACTACAAGAAGGTTTCAGCATCTCCCAGACCAAATTAAGTATCGCAAGATCTTACAATGGGACATCACCGGCACGGAAGTATTGAGTTCCTACCATCAACCCGCTGATGGCAGACATGACCCACATGCTGCAACGAAGTCAGCATTCTCAAGTTCTCAACGGTCTAGACACAGTTTGTTCAACACGGGAGAGGGTTTCATTCTCACGCAATAGCAATGCTCCGCTCCCCCGGCTCCCTGCAGTTCAGCTGAACCCAAGTATTATGAACTGGATGATAGCCAACGGCGAAGCTGTTCACCGCAGTCCACAAGCCCCAGCGAGACCACTTGCCAACAAGAGGATGAACCTGGCGAGCCACAACCAAGGTAACGAGGTAGCAGACGTGGGCGGCAATCACAGACCCGCCTCGCAGGTTCGTCCTGTCGCTCATGTACGCGAATAGGAAGACAACAATGAGGGCTAGAGAGGCGCCCACGGCCGCGAGAGCGTTGGCTGCAATGCGGTCGAAGCCAAGAGCCCTGCTCTTTTTCGTCAGCGGTTTCCGAACTCGAGAAGCGACATGCTTTACGTGGCATTTCGACTCGGTGTTTTTCACCTTACATGATGATTGACGGCGTATAAGTCGTCAAGGGGCTCCAGGTCGAAAACACGGCAAACGTCGACACATAGTGCGGCCAGCGACGGTAGTGCTTGACAGTGCGCCAGACGAGCCTCCACGGTATTTCCAGCCCTTGGGCCCCTGGCCGCTTTtccgcgtcgtcgtcttcaatgCGGTTCTGTAGAAGGACCTGTTCGTCTTTGGAAATGCGAATAATCCCACGGCCTATGAGCGGCCCAGGCTCGTCGGGAGAGCCagggaggaagaagagaaagaggaacGAGACGCAAACGGTGAACAGCCCTTCAACTAATGCCGTTGTTTAAGTCTTTGCTTAGCTTCTCACGAtttgttttgctttttgGGGGGAGGGCCTCACGCATGAAAAGCCATTGCCAACCACGGAGGCCACGGGCATTGTCTAGCTTCAGAATACCAGACGCCAAGAGGGGACTGATGGCATTGCCGCCAAACATGCCAAAGAAGAGAATGGCGACTCTTCGGGACAGCTCCCGCTTGCGATACCAGGTTGACAAGGTGTACACGGCCCCGGGGATGTAGCCCGCTTCGCTCAGGCCAAGAATGAGGCGTACCAGCAGGAAGCCGGTGCGGCTGCGGAGGAAGACCTGCATGGTTGCCACGACGCCAAACATGAAGACCTGGGCGGCCATCCACTTTCGCGGTCCAAACTGGCTCGAGTCAGTATCTGAGTCgggctgttgctgcttgGGGCTGGTGTGTTTGCTCACTCGTTGCAGAGCCATGTTGCACGGGATTTCGAGGACGACAATGCCCATGAACATGAGTTGGTTGCCGAGGTTGATTGTGTCTTGGCTGATGCCGATATCTTTGGCGAAACCTCCTGTCAGGGCGCTGGCCAGGTTCATGCGGTCGAGTTGAAAGACTAGGAGGCCGAGGAACAGGAGAGCCAGCACGGAACAGTCGACTCTGAAGCATGTCAGCTCGTTCAGAATCCTTTTGTCCGCGAAACGCGGTTGATGTCAGAATATTCTGGCTCACTTCCACAGCGCTTGCTTCTCTAGCTTTGGATCCCATTGTCGTCCGTCTGGGTTGCCTTGCTCGGCGGACGAGCTATCCTCGACAACCGCCTTTTCCACCCGTACTCTGGCCATTGTTTCTCAAGGACAATAAAAGGCTCCCCTGGGAAAAGAATAAGCGGTATGCATTCGGTGAAATACAACTATAGTTGtgagcatctcggccgtTTAATAACtgttgccggcggcgctATTCATGCATTGCGTGGCAGGCTTCCCCAGTAGTTTATTCGGCAACCCAAACCGAcatgccgtcttcatcacgCAATTGCTTGGCCCTACCGATAAGGATAGGTATATTTTACAAGAATCACCATGATTCCAAAGATTTGCACTGCGCGCGAATGACATCGCCGATATTCGAGCGAACAGTGGGGAAGCATTGTCGTTGAAGCGATGGCGTGATGAAGCTCAGTGATAGCTTGCTTGCAGGGACATGGGCACTCGCATAAAGCTTCCAGTCTCCCGGGTGGCCGTGGTGTTCTAGTCGGCATTGAAATGTGCGACCTGCTCCAGCCAGCGCCCAACTTGACGACTTGCAACCCGCGCATCTAGAGTCTATACAATATGCCTGGTGTAACTGTCAAGCGTGTTGCCGTCATTGGAGCCGGCCCAGCGGGCGCGATTGCTCTTGACGCCCTTGCCAAAGAGAAGACGTTTGATCTGATCCGTGTGTTTGAGCGGAGAGAGCGTCCGGGGGGCTGCTGGTACGTGAATAGCTTCGGTCTCGGTCTCGATTCCCATTGACGAGGAGCAGGGTCGGCGACACGTTGCCGCCTCCCACGCTGTCGGATTTCAAGTCACTGGCGGACAGGACAGCCGATGCTCCGATTGCCCTTCCGGAAACTCTGCCTGCCTTTACTCCCAAGTCGGACCAGCCACGGTTTACCGAATCGTCGGTTTACCCGTACCTCGAGACCAATATCAGCCATCTGCCCATGCAATTCTCCCAGGAGCCCTTTCCCGCAGACATTAGCGAGCGAACACGAGCTCTTTACGGAGACGGCTCGCCGTTCCGCCATTGGGCGGTGGTGAGGTCTTATATAACTGGCTTGTGCGAGCGCAACGGCTACGAGGACCTCATCTCGTTCAGCACCACAGTCGAGCGAGTGGACAAGATTGGGTCCGAGTGGAAGGTGACGCTACGCAAGGAGGGCAAAGACAGCGACTACTGGTGGACAGAGTGGttcgacgccgtcgtcgtcgcgagCGGCCATTACTCGGTGCCTTATATCCCCGCCattgagggcttggagcagttTGAGAAGTCCCGTCCCGGCAGCGTCATGCACAGCAAACACTTTCGTGGAAAGGACAAGTTCAGGAACAAGGTAGGCCGGCTCGTCGAAACTCCAACTCGACCTTGGGAACGGACGAATCACTAACGGGGCCGTTGGTCGCAGCGAGTCGTGGTTGTCGGGGCCTCGGTCTCAGCGGCAGATATAGCATTCGACCTGGCCGACTCGGCCGCGTTCCCAGTCCACGCCATCACCATCGGGCACAATCTCAACGGCTACTTTGGCGGAGAAGCCTTTGAGCACCCAAAGATCGAGAAGCTGCCGTCCATAGCCAAGGTGCAAGGTCGCACGGTACTCTTGGTGGACAACAAGACCATCCCCGACGTCGACTACATCGTTTTCGGCACCGGATACAGCTGGACGCTCCCGTTCCTACCGCAGGTGCCCGTTCGCAGCAATCGGGTCCCCGACCTGTGGCAGCATATCGTCTGGCAGCACGACCCGACTCTGCTCTTTGTCGGCGCCGTGCACGCCGGCTTGACCTTCAAGGTCTTTGAGTGGCAGGCCGTCTACGTGGCGAGGCTGTTGGCGAACCGCGCGGCGCCGCTGCCCCGGCTGGATGAGATGCGACGGTGGGAGGCGGACAGGATCAGCAGGCGTGGAGACGGGGCCAGGttttctctccttttcccGGATTTCGAAGACTACTTTGAGAGCCTGCGAGGTTTGGCGGGAGCGGGCGAGCCTGGCGTTGGCAGGAAGCTACCCAGGTTTAGACGGGAGTGGTTCAGAGAGTTCCTCGACGGCCACGAGCTTCGTAAGGACATGTGGCGACGACATAACAAAGCGGCCGCCGGGGCTGGCTCGACAAGGACGCTGGATGCGAAGCTGTAGAAGTTGCGTATTGGGCGGACAGTGTGAGATTAGCGGCAAGACGCCCTCTGTCTGTCtgtttctctctctctttcttttcatgtaTGAATGTGTAGCTCTTTGCTCTATCTTGCTCGGTTTGTAAACACATGAACTTGCAGGGACTTGCATATCATCAATCTTACCAAGACTATGCATGATGCCGCGCTACGGCTCCGTTCCCCCAGCTCCTTTGAGTGCCGAACTTGCATGAAACAAGGATAATCCAGAACCATGGACTCAAATCACCGATtcggtacagagtacattTAACTCATTACTACTATCACGAGTGGTGCGTTTGCAGCTCCGCAGTGAGCAACTTCCTCCAATGCCCTTATCCACGGAGTGGAATCACCAGTCCCTCTTATTTCCAATAATTTCAGACGAAATAGGGAGTTGCAATAATCACCCTGGCTGTTTGGgtagccgccgccgtttCATGTCCCTGGCCGCATCTGCTACGCTTTTTACATCCTGCGTGGTATGTTGTCTGATATCAGCCGGCTTATAGACTACACAGCCACCTCCACAGACAAGTTCAGGCTTTCGGCCAGACCATCACAACAATAATAAACTTACATGAAAATAAATACAATTGACCTACCAAGAAGCCTAAGCTCACAGTAAGAAAAAAGGCCAGATACACATCCCAATCCATACATTATCACGCATCTTCGTGAATTCGCCCACGTTTTCACCCTGAACAGTTACTTCACCTCCCCAACGCCAGCTAGCTACCCTACACCAACCAACCACCCATGCAACAGGGACAGCAAAGACATCGGAATCGCGAAATCCCGCCCCGTCACGACCAATGTTGCGCGAattacagagtacggagcataGACATGATACACTGAACACAAGATGCCGCGCTCTAATTCGCTGGTGTAGCATCGTGTAGCATCTCCTTTGGTCAAATATCGCTCAACATGCGGTCCCTGTACATACCCACTGTCTCACTTCCCGCCCGATGAACATCGATCGTCAATCACGGCGATGAAAACCATCCCATCCAATCGGTCTGTGTTCCTACTGGACGccagatttttttttcctggcCCTGTACATGAGATGAAACCCAGCCATCGCGGTGGAGACCGTTGTGAAACGAGATGGCGCTGTCTGTTAAGATGAGGTCCGCTTGTtgggcctcggcggcaatggcatgCGGAGGTAAAGTCAAGGTATCACACCAGACCGTTACTGGATGCTTGGGGTGTATGCTAGGAATCCTTGCTGTGTTGATGTGAAAGGACGGAGATGACGACTATGCAGAGCCATTTCCGGCCATTATCCCGACGCGAAGTACGGAGGAGCAGGGGCAGATTTCGGGGTTTGGGATGGGCACAGCTTGTCAGTAATTTGATGGGGTTAAATGACGGGTCGGAATGCCGGCAAGTCAAGTGTTTTGTTGTTTGAGATTAGTCATTGGGTCAATTGGTATGATGAAGTTCATGTGAGGGCACATGCATACACTCTAACCCGTGTTTAGCTCACCATCCGGGACCTAACAAGATGAATCAAGTGAGGCGGCCTTATTATTGATAATTTTACAaggttaataataaaatCTTCATATCAAACAGGTGATTTTCGTCTTTTCCCTTAGAAAACACGATATTTCTTCctcttagcttttatttaaaaataatacgCTTCATTAATTATATACCCCCTTATAAAGTCGCGGGTGGTCAGTTCAACAGGGGTTGGAGTGTAGCAGAAAGCCGACATGCCTCATCTGATGTCGTGTCCGACGGACGGTAAGGGGCATGGCGCCTTGTACACATACAAGTTATACAACACGGAGGGAGGGCTCGCATCTGGGTGTACCACGATCCTTGCCTCATTTCAACAGTGACAAGGCCGAAGAGTCAGCTGGCGGAGATGACAAGCAAGGGAAAAAAGGCCACGACCACTCCGTGAACCTCGCCAAAGCCATGCTCTTGGCTGGCTACCTTGGCTTTCtgatagtagtactagtcAGCATGGGCGACAGACGTGTCTGACGTGTTTTGCCACGTGTCGCGGAACCCTGGGCTCGAGGGGAAACACTGAGAATACGggccatgtactccgtacctatGCAGGCACGCGAGGAAGGAAAACGAGCAGCATAAGTAAATACCAGTTATTACCTGGGAGCTGCATACAGCCCCGGGCCAGTAACTTTTGGAAAAGGAGCAAGGCACCTTGCGAGCCCAAGCGATGGAGGATggaagtacggagtatatatGGTCTGTACAACCAGCAAAGTCAGCAAGCACAATATACTCCATACCAAGGAGGCGATATCAGGCAGGATTGCAGGAAGCAAGCGCAGTTGCCCTGAACAGGCAGCACTTTTTGCATGAATGCGCTTATGCATGCCATGTAAGTTTATCCACACGTCTGTGCAAAAGCATCTCGGGAGAATGGTTTGCgcaggcaaagatggccttGTGACTCGAAGTTGTGAGCACATGTGGGACACGACCAGGGGCTGCGT
The DNA window shown above is from Metarhizium brunneum chromosome 1, complete sequence and carries:
- the NUO20 gene encoding NADH-ubiquinone oxidoreductase 20 subunit, whose translation is MATRRSQFHQEVLIDTTPLPDNVPAVKEIGASSAPLLSASFFIGARCRDYNDDYMQCKTENPGRGEFDCMKEGRRVTRCAQSVLTDINTHCLAEFRKHWECLDDRNQQLWQCRPAEWKLNKCVFDNLKLEKKIPDQPKNVTPVELRPKQIFSDVRIGPGDGKPFIAGQDAKQ
- the fmo1_0 gene encoding Thiol-specific monooxygenase, which encodes MPGVTVKRVAVIGAGPAGAIALDALAKEKTFDLIRVFERRERPGGCWVGDTLPPPTLSDFKSLADRTADAPIALPETLPAFTPKSDQPRFTESSVYPYLETNISHLPMQFSQEPFPADISERTRALYGDGSPFRHWAVVRSYITGLCERNGYEDLISFSTTVERVDKIGSEWKVTLRKEGKDSDYWWTEWFDAVVVASGHYSVPYIPAIEGLEQFEKSRPGSVMHSKHFRGKDKFRNKRVVVVGASVSAADIAFDLADSAAFPVHAITIGHNLNGYFGGEAFEHPKIEKLPSIAKVQGRTVLLVDNKTIPDVDYIVFGTGYSWTLPFLPQVPVRSNRVPDLWQHIVWQHDPTLLFVGAVHAGLTFKVFEWQAVYVARLLANRAAPLPRLDEMRRWEADRISRRGDGARFSLLFPDFEDYFESLRGLAGAGEPGVGRKLPRFRREWFREFLDGHELRKDMWRRHNKAAAGAGSTRTLDAKL
- the NUP57 gene encoding Nucleoporin NUP57, producing MSFFGQPKPMGSGGFFGQSQATQQAQPAQQTGSVFGQTMGSQQPGALGNSMMAQQQQVQQMPALAQSQAQLSSSLWQPGKETPHQKPILDQIKLVTEKWDPANPSCVFKHYFYNKVDEAHIPFYKPQPHEDPREWEEALQNKPAPGFMPVLCSGYTGVADRLKTQKRAISEFNTRLHQVNGSLDAILQRHELETEVRALAARRRQTAISERCLALAAKVQILRNRGYALSGDEDDLKNRLQTLEREVQDPALGAREEELWSRLIVLRGYSDRLNKELDKPAGQDGEGLDPETEAKAKRVLEDYEKQLQHLKKELEALGVDFEEWEKSRNASLKSR